TTCATTATCAGTTGATTACATACTATTTTCATTTTAATTTGTAATTAGTCTAAATAACTTCTTATACTTGCAGGGTTATTTAAAATAATTCTAAATAGGTTTTTGAATGAGAATTGGTTACCTCCTGATTACAATATTTATATCCACTGCAACTTCTTATGCGCAGAACAAAACTGTTGCTAGTCAGCAGAAAAAAGATACTGTTGGCAATAAACTGAAGGAAGTGGTGGTTACCGGTGAGTATCAGCCACAATCGTTAAAAAATTCTGTTTACAGGACCCGTATCATTAACGCAGAACGTATACGCCTGAAAGCGGCCACAAGTATTCAGCAGGTTTTAAATACAGAACTCGGATTCAGGTTTACCAGTGACCCGGCTTTAGGCGTCAGTGATGTGCAAATGATGGGGATGAGCGGCCGTAATATCAAAATCCTGCTGGATGGTGTACCTATGATCGATAGAAATGACGAACGTGAAAGTTTGAATCAGATTGATATCAATACAGTAGAACGTATTGAAATTGTTGAAGGGCCGCTTTCTGTTTCTTATGGTTCTGATGCCCTGGTTGGGGTGATCAATGTGATTACTAAAAAACCGGGCAAAGAAACATTGAATATCAATGCAAGAATACAAGAGGAGACAGCTGGAAAAGAATATTCACCATTTGGTAAATCCGGATCTCACATGCAGCATGTTGGGGGAGACTGGCAAAATAAAGGATGGAGTATCCTTGCAGGGCTTACCCGGGACGATTTTAATGGATTTAATGTGCCCGGAGCGCTGACTACTTCTACAGAAGTTGCTTTAGACCGTAACCGCTGGAAGCCAAAACTTAGGTGGATGGCGAATGGAAGACTAGGCTATAGCAATACTAATTTCAATATCTGGTACAGACTGAACTATCTGGATGAAAGTATTGATAGCAGAGGCGGTTATATTGTGAATGCGAACAAAGCAATCAACCAGGTATTTACTGTTAAACGTTATATCCATCAATTACAAAGTGATTACCGTTTCAATGAAAAGTTATCATTGAGTGGTTCTGTAGCCTATAATATTTTGAATCGTGCCACAAAAACCACTGAACATGATTATGCTACAGGTACGGATCAGCTGACCACGGGTCAGGGACAACAGGATTTAGCGAAACTAAGTTCTGGTGCTTTCAGGACTACATTAGTTTATAAAATGTCAGATCAGGTTTCCTTTCAACCGGGTATAGAGATCAACACCGATCATGCAGAAGGAGCAAGAATTAAAGGAGAGCCGACTATTAAGGATTATGCATTTTTCGTCTCTTCAGAACTTCGTGTAATCAATGGTGTAACCATTCGCCCGGGACTCAGGTTTATCAAAAATTCTGTTTATGACGCGCCGCCGGTTATTCCATCGCTGAATACTAAAATAGTTTTAACCGATAAACTTGATTTACGCTTAGGTTATGCTACTGGTTTCCGTGCCCCGGCACTTCGTGAGCTCTATTTTGACTTCATAGATGCGAATCATACTATTCTAGGGAATTTAAACTTGAAAGCTGAGCAATCAAACAGCTTAAATGCTTCTCTTTCTTTAGCTACAGTTGAACAAGAGGGGGTTACCCTGAAAACGGTGCTGAGTGGATATTATAACTACATTAAAAACAGAATTGACTACCTGACCTCAGAGACTGACCCTACGCTTTCTGAGCTGGTGAATCTTGCAAAATATAAGACTACAGGTGGTACTTTGGAAAACACTTTGGCGTGGAAACATTTCCAGGCTTCACTAGGCTTGGGCATGATTGGTACGTATAACCAGTACAGTGAAGATTCAAAAACCTACGGAGAGTCACCGGAATTTGTCTGGTCACCGGAAATCAATACTAATCTGACTTACAACCTGCCTCAATATGGTGCAACAGTGAACCTGTCAGCCAAATTTAATGGGACAAGAAGACAATATGAATCTTTTACCGGGGATAATGGGCAGGGTGTCAGATTAACAAAAATCGGCTCTTCCACTATTGCAGATCTGATGATTACTAAAAAGCTGCTTAAATCATTCGCGCTGAATGCAGGTGTAAATAACCTGTTCAATATCACCACACTCAGTAATTCTTCTTTAGGTACTGGAGGTGCGCACGGTACAGGAGGGCAGTCTATCCCTACGAGCTATGGCCGCTCTTATGTAGTTGGGCTAAGCTTTAACTGGACAAAAAATTAAATAATTTATTAATAAACCACAACATGAAAAAATTTACTCCACTAATCACTTTACTTTGCCTGGCCACTGCCTTTACAGCCTGCAAAAAAGATAGTGACCCAATTATTGTAACCCCTGCTTCAACCGGGAGTACACTTACTTTAAATGGACTGATTGGTTCTGAAGCAGGTTCAGCAGCAGGAAACAGTGTTTTCGTAGACTTTAGTACAGATAAACAAACGTCTGTAGCGCGTACTTCATGGGATCTTGGCTTTTATTCAGGTGATGATTTTAAAGTAATCCTGAACCATACTGTAGGTGCAACTGCCATTGCATTAAATAAAACAGATTTAAACCTGGTTACTGAAGCAGATACGACAGCATTAGCTGCCTCAGGTGATTTAAACTTAGGTCAGGGTGCAGGTGGTTTTAGTTACATCGATCCTGTTGAAGGAGATGCCGCAACTTATTTAGCCGGTACTGTGATTAAAACGATTGCTGCTGCTGATGCAGACAATAAAGTTTATATCGTGAACCGCGGCGGTACTTCAGGATGGCAAAAAATCCGTGTAATCCGCGCAGGTGCAGGTTATACTTTACAATATGCTAAAATCACTGATAAAACTTTCAAAACGCTGAATGTCACTAAAGACGCAGCTTTCAATTTTAAATATGTATCCTTCAAAACAGGAGCAGTAGAGGTAGAGCCGGCAAAAGCAAATTGGGATATCGAATGGACATTGGCGACTTATAAAGCAAATGCAACTACACCTTATACTTTCTCAGATTTCGTGCTGATCAACTTTGTAGGCGGGGTAACTGCGGCAGAAGTGATCGTAGCAGACAGCAAAGTAACTTTTGCAGATTTCGCAGAAGCTAACCTGACAGGAAAAGTATTTGTGGGTAAAAGAGAAGTTATTGCTGGTAACTGGAGAGTTACTTCGGGTACACCAGTAGGTGTAAAAACAGATCGTTTCTACCTCGTTAAAGATGGTGCAGGTAATATTTATAAATTAAAATTTGTGAGCTTCCATCCAAATGATGCAGGAGTTCGCGGTAAACCAGTAATCGAATACAAGCTGGTTAAAAAGGCATAAACTTGGTTAGTTTAGGTTGCGAAGGCTGGCTTTCATGGATATGAAAGCCGCCTTTAGTTAGTTAAAAACCAAATCATTTATCAAATTAAAAATTATGAACCCGACATGATTAAAATAATTATTAAACCCACAGGGTAATAATTATTTTAATCATCAAAGGCTACATCTAACAAAAACTTAAAATAAATAAACAGATGAAACTTACTTTATTAGCAGCAGCGATGGCAGCCATTAGTTTGGGAGCCTGTAATGCAAACAAACAGGAAGCCACAGCAGGTCTTGCTGACAGTATTAAAATTGTATCTCTAAGCGGATCCATCAGTGAAGTATTAGCTGGTGCAGGTTTAGAAAAGAATATTGTGGGTACTGATATCACCAGTAATTATCCTGAAGGTCTGAAAGCAAAACCAAAAGTAGGGCATAATAAAAATATCAATGCCGAAGGGATTTTAGCCTTACAACCGGGCCTGGTTATCGGGATTAAAAAAGACTTTAGCCCGGCATTGGAAGCTCAATTTAAAACCGCTGGTGTAAAGCTTTTATTAGTGGATCAGGAGTTTTCTGTCAAAGGAACAAAAGAGCTGATCCATACCCTTACAGATAGCCTGCATGTGAAAACCAAAGGTGATTCGCTGATCAAGATCTTAGATCAGGATCTGGCAAAAGTTAAACCTGCTGCCCGCAAACCTAAAGTATTATTCATTTATGCACGCGGTACCGGAACAATGATGGTTGGCGGTACAGGTACGCAGGTGGAGAAAGCAATTGTTCTGGCAGGTGGACAGAATGCAGTAACTGAATTTGCCGATTACAAGCCTTTAACAGCTGAGGCTTTAGTCAAAGCTAATCCAGACGTGATCCTGCTTTTTGACTCAGGTTTGAAAAGTTTAGGCGGAGCAGAAGGGGTGTCAAAAATTCAGGGCATCAAAGAAACAAATGCGGGTAAAAACAAGAAAATTATCAGTATGGACGGTGAACTGTTAGGCAGCTTTGGGCCACGTTTAGGCGTTGCAATTCAAGAACTAGCGACTAAAATCAATTGAGTAAAAAGATAAAATTAATTCTGTTACTGCTGCTGATCTTATTATTGGCAGTTGTAGTGATCTCCTCCTGTATAGGGGCGGTAGTAATTACGATGCCTGAGTTTTTATCCATCATAGCCTATAAAACAGGGTTTTCGGATGCGATGAATTTTAAACCACAACAAGCAGCAGTACTGATGAATATAAGATTGCCAAGGGTGGTTTTAGGGATGTTAATAGGCGCGGGACTTGGTATATCAGGCGCAGCAATACAAGGTTTGTTTAGAAATCCACTAGCAGAACCCGGGTTGATAGGGATATCAGCGGGTGCTACTTTATGCGCCGTATTAGTGATTGTATTAGAAGTTGGGTTTTTTACCAAACTGAGTGGTATAATTGGTTTTTATGCCATTTCTCTGGCTGCTTTTATTGGTGCTTGTGTAACCACATTTATCGTTTACCGGATGTCTACCAGGCATGGTAAAACGGAGATCACAACCCTGTTATTATCCGGTATTGCCATCAATGCGCTGGCACTCGGATTTGTAGGCTTGTTAACCTATATGGCGACAAATGAGCAGTTACCAGTCATTACCTTCTGGAGTTTAGGGAGTTTAGGAGGAGCAAGCTGGGAAACAGTAAGCGGACTTTTACCATTTATTGTGATACCAGTAATCATTCTTCCATTTTTAGCAAAGTCACTCAACGCGTTAACCCTTGGAGATGCGCAAGCATTACATATGGGGATTAATGTGGTCAATATGAAAAGGATCATCATTGTATTGGCGACCATGGCGGTTGGTGCAGCTGTTGCAGTTGCTGGAATAATCGGATTTATCGGATTAATCATTCCGCATATTCTGAGGATGACTTTTACCGCTGATAACCGGCTGGTTGTTCCGGGATCAGCGATTCTGGGCGCAGCTTTATTGACCGCTGCCGATATGGTTGCCAGAACTATTGTTGCG
The sequence above is drawn from the Pedobacter cryoconitis genome and encodes:
- a CDS encoding TonB-dependent receptor plug domain-containing protein — encoded protein: MRIGYLLITIFISTATSYAQNKTVASQQKKDTVGNKLKEVVVTGEYQPQSLKNSVYRTRIINAERIRLKAATSIQQVLNTELGFRFTSDPALGVSDVQMMGMSGRNIKILLDGVPMIDRNDERESLNQIDINTVERIEIVEGPLSVSYGSDALVGVINVITKKPGKETLNINARIQEETAGKEYSPFGKSGSHMQHVGGDWQNKGWSILAGLTRDDFNGFNVPGALTTSTEVALDRNRWKPKLRWMANGRLGYSNTNFNIWYRLNYLDESIDSRGGYIVNANKAINQVFTVKRYIHQLQSDYRFNEKLSLSGSVAYNILNRATKTTEHDYATGTDQLTTGQGQQDLAKLSSGAFRTTLVYKMSDQVSFQPGIEINTDHAEGARIKGEPTIKDYAFFVSSELRVINGVTIRPGLRFIKNSVYDAPPVIPSLNTKIVLTDKLDLRLGYATGFRAPALRELYFDFIDANHTILGNLNLKAEQSNSLNASLSLATVEQEGVTLKTVLSGYYNYIKNRIDYLTSETDPTLSELVNLAKYKTTGGTLENTLAWKHFQASLGLGMIGTYNQYSEDSKTYGESPEFVWSPEINTNLTYNLPQYGATVNLSAKFNGTRRQYESFTGDNGQGVRLTKIGSSTIADLMITKKLLKSFALNAGVNNLFNITTLSNSSLGTGGAHGTGGQSIPTSYGRSYVVGLSFNWTKN
- a CDS encoding HmuY family protein; this encodes MKKFTPLITLLCLATAFTACKKDSDPIIVTPASTGSTLTLNGLIGSEAGSAAGNSVFVDFSTDKQTSVARTSWDLGFYSGDDFKVILNHTVGATAIALNKTDLNLVTEADTTALAASGDLNLGQGAGGFSYIDPVEGDAATYLAGTVIKTIAAADADNKVYIVNRGGTSGWQKIRVIRAGAGYTLQYAKITDKTFKTLNVTKDAAFNFKYVSFKTGAVEVEPAKANWDIEWTLATYKANATTPYTFSDFVLINFVGGVTAAEVIVADSKVTFADFAEANLTGKVFVGKREVIAGNWRVTSGTPVGVKTDRFYLVKDGAGNIYKLKFVSFHPNDAGVRGKPVIEYKLVKKA
- a CDS encoding hemin ABC transporter substrate-binding protein, with protein sequence MKLTLLAAAMAAISLGACNANKQEATAGLADSIKIVSLSGSISEVLAGAGLEKNIVGTDITSNYPEGLKAKPKVGHNKNINAEGILALQPGLVIGIKKDFSPALEAQFKTAGVKLLLVDQEFSVKGTKELIHTLTDSLHVKTKGDSLIKILDQDLAKVKPAARKPKVLFIYARGTGTMMVGGTGTQVEKAIVLAGGQNAVTEFADYKPLTAEALVKANPDVILLFDSGLKSLGGAEGVSKIQGIKETNAGKNKKIISMDGELLGSFGPRLGVAIQELATKIN
- a CDS encoding FecCD family ABC transporter permease codes for the protein MSKKIKLILLLLLILLLAVVVISSCIGAVVITMPEFLSIIAYKTGFSDAMNFKPQQAAVLMNIRLPRVVLGMLIGAGLGISGAAIQGLFRNPLAEPGLIGISAGATLCAVLVIVLEVGFFTKLSGIIGFYAISLAAFIGACVTTFIVYRMSTRHGKTEITTLLLSGIAINALALGFVGLLTYMATNEQLPVITFWSLGSLGGASWETVSGLLPFIVIPVIILPFLAKSLNALTLGDAQALHMGINVVNMKRIIIVLATMAVGAAVAVAGIIGFIGLIIPHILRMTFTADNRLVVPGSAILGAALLTAADMVARTIVAPAELPIGILTALIGTPVFMYIIVTERNKNKL